The Thalassotalea agarivorans region CAAATGAGTTTTATGACTATCAGGCAAAGTACCAGTCTACAACAACACAATATCACTGCCCATGTGGTTTGAGTGATGCAGACGAAGAAGAGCTAAAGCAGCTTGCCCTTAAAGCGTTTAAGTCGACAGGCGCTAAAGTCTGGGGTCGTGTAGATGTTATGCGTGACGCTAATGGTCAATGGCAATTACTTGAGGTTAATACGGTGCCAGGAATGACGGAAACGTCGCTTGTGCCAAAAGCTGCAAACGTTGAAGGTTTATCGTTTGTAGAACTTGTTACCGAAGTTGTTCGTTTGAGTATGGAGAAATAAACCATGGCGCGAGCAAGACGAAAAAGTACCAAAACTAAAACACCATTGCATTGGAGTTTTTGGCTAGGTGTCAGCTTTTTTGTCTTGGTTATCATCGGTGTGCTATTTGCAAGTTACAGTATTACCGAAAAGATGGTTGAAGAAGAGTCTATGCCGGTCAGTATCGTAAAAGTTAGTGGCGAAATGCCCTATACGATCAAAGCGGATATAGATGGGGCGATAGCGCAAGTAAACTTGGGTAATTTTTTTCAAGTTGACGTTGATGAGATTCAGCGACAAGTGATGAATTTACCATGGGTGTACTCAGTATCAGTACGTAAACAATGGCCTAACCAAGTCAATATTTACGTGGTAGATCAAACACCTGTTGCCCGTTGGAATGGAGACTTTTTTCTTAATGCAAAAGGTCATGTGTTCCAAGCAAGTGCAGATAGAGTCGCACACTTCTTGCCCTCATTTTACGGGCCAGAGGGAAGTGAATTAGATAGTTTAGCTAGGTTTCAAGATTTCAATCGACTACTTGATTACAGAAACCTCGCCATCGAAGAGTTAGTGTTGTCTGAGCGTTACTCATGGCAAATCACATTGGATGACGGTGTAAGGCTGAATTTAGGACGAGAAGAAGGGATAGAGCGGATACAGCGCTTTATGGATGTATACCAACAATTAAAAGTAAATGCGGCCGAAGGCAAGCAAATCGATTATGTAGATTTGCGCTACGACACCGGTGTAGCAGTTGGTTGGAAAGAACAAGAAAAACAAGAAAGAGTTTAACGTTAATGGCAAAAGGTAACGAAAGAAATTTAGTTGTTGGATTGGATATCGGTACATCCAAAATATCTGTTGCTGTCGGTGAAATAACCCATGACAACCAGTTAAGTATTGTTGGCGTAGGTAATCAACCTTCACGCGGTATGGATAAGGGTGGGGTGAGTGACCTTAACCTAGTTATTCAATCTATTCAGCGCGCTATTAACGAAGCTGAACTAATGGCTGATTGTCATATCGACTCGGTGTATTTAGGTATTTCAGGCAAGCATATTAGCTGTCAGAACGAAAACGGCATGGTACCAATCAACGATCAAGAAGTTATTCAAGAAGACGTTGATAATGTGATTCACACCGCGCGCAGTGTACCTATCTCTGCTGAGCGAAGAATGCTACATGTGTTGCCACAAGAATTTAGTATCGACAGCCAAGAAGGTATAAAAAGTCCTATTGGCATGTCTGGGGTGCGAATGGAAGCGAAGGTTCATATCGTTACCTGTGCTAATGATATGGCGAAAAACTTAGTTAAGTGTGTTGAGCGCTGTGATGTAAAAGCAGATCAACTGATTTTCTCTGCACTTGCTTCAAGCTATGCGGTACTGACAGATGACGAAAAAGAGTTAGGTATCTGCGTGGTAGATATTGGTGCTGGCACCATGGATATTTCAGTATTTACCGGCGGTGCGCTGCGCCATACTGCTGTAATTCCTGTGGCGGGAAACCAAGTGACAAGTGATATAGCCAAAATATTCCGCACGCCTCTTAGCCATGCAGAAGATATCAAGGTGAAGTATGCCTGTGCATTGCGCCAAATGGTGAGCATGGAAGAAAACATTGAAGTACCGAGTGTCGGCGGTAGGCCAGCACGTTCAATGTCTCGCCATACACTGGCTGAAGTGGTTGAGCCTCGCTATCACGAGCTATTTGAGCTTGTGCAAGAAGAGTTGCGAGAAGCAGGTTTAGAAGAACAGATTGCTGCAGGTTATGTATTGACCGGTGGTACAGCGAAAATGGAAGGTGTCGTTGAATTTGCAGAAGAAGTCTTCCAAATGCCAGTTCGCGTGGCAAACCCAACAGGGTTAGTTGGTTTAAAAGAATATGTGAATGATCCAACGTACGCGACAGTAGTTGGCTTATTGCGTTACGGCATGCAAGCCACAGACGCTGACGAAAATGATAAGAAACTGGGCGAAGGAGTGAGTGTAAAAGGTCTTTGGGACAAACTCAGCGCTTGGTTTAAAGGTGAATTTTAACAATTAATAACAAATTTTTTTGGTGGAAACAAAAAATCGGAGAGTACTATGTTTGAATTAATGGAAGATCATAACGAAGAAGCGGTAATAAAAGTTATCGGGGTCGGTGGTGGCGGCGGAAACGCCGTCGAGCACATGGTGTGTCAGACAATCGAAGGTGTTGAGTTTATCACGGCTAACACTGATTCACAGGCGCTACGCAACTCGTCTGCAAATGTTACTTTGCAAATGGGTGGTGAAGTTACAAAAGGGTTAGGTGCAGGAGCTAACCCAGAAATTGGCCGTCGCAGTGCGGAAGAAGATCGTGAAACGATCAAGCAAACCTTGATGGGTGCCGACATGGTGTTTATCGCTGCTGGTATGGGTGGTGGTACCGGTACTGGTGCTGCTCCTGTTGTGGCAGAAGTAGCCAAAGAAATGGGTATTTTGACAGTTGCTGTTGTAACTAAACCATTCCCATTCGAAGGTAAGAAGCGTATGAGCTACGCAGAGCAAGGTATTGAATTTTTAGCGAAGAATGTTGACTCATTGATCACCATTCCTAACGAAAAATTATTAAAAGTACTAGGCTCAGGTACAAGCTTACTTGATTCGTTTAAGGCGGCAAACAATGTATTGCTTGGTGCTGTTCAAGGTATTGCGGAACTTATTACGCGCCCTGGTTTGATCAATGTTGACTTTGCCGACGTAAAAACGGTGATGTCAGAAATGGGCACAGCAATGATGGGCTCAGGTGTAGCAAGCGGTGAAGACCGTGCGCAAGAAGCGGCAGATGCTGCGATTTCAAGCCCACTGTTAGAAGACGTAGATTTATCAGGTGCACGTGGAATATTAGTTAATATTACAGCGGGTATGGATTTAAGTATCGATGAATTTGAAACAGTAGGTAACGCAGCGCGCGCTATCGCTTCAGATAATGCGACTGTAGTTGTTGGTGCGGTAATTGACCCTGAAATGACAGAAGAGCTACGCGTAACAGTTGTTGCGACAGGTATTGGTGCTGAGCGTAAGCCAGATATCACTATCGTTGCACCACCTAAAGTTGAGCCAGTAACGCCACCTCAGCAAGTCGTTGGTGGTGACTTTGTAGCGACTTCTGGTGGCGGTCAACCTGATACAGCGACAATGGCAGATGCCAATGCGCAAAGTAATGTTAATCAGGACCCAGCGCTAGATAACTATTTGGATATTCCAGCTTTTTTACGAAAGCAAGCTGACTAATTATTGGTCGAATAAACAAAGGTAAAAGCTGTATTTTTGATTTAATTAGCATTTGCTGATATAATTCGTCGCCGCTGTTTGAAGTGGTCAGACAAGTATTGAAGCGTAAATGCTTGAGACAAAAGGCTTATTATGATGTATCAACGTACTATAAAAGACAAAGTATCGGCCATTGGTGTTGGCTTACATAAAGGTGAAAAGGTGCAGTTAACTCTCCTTCCTGCGCCTGCAAACACTGGTATTATCTTTCGTCGTGTAGACCTCGATCCGGCTGTAGATATTCCTGCAATGCCAGAAATCGTTGGTGAAACTACGTTATGTACGAATTTGATCAACGAGCAAGGCGTTCAAGTTTCCACCGTCGAACACTTGCTATCAGCATTAGCCGGCCTGGGCATAGACAATATTATTGTAGAAGTCGATGCACCAGAAATTCCAATCATGGATGGTAGTGCTTTACCTTTCGTTTATCTTATTCAATCTGTAGGTATTGAGACGTCTAATGTGGCGAAACGCTTCATTCGTATCAAAAAGCCTATTCGTGTTGAAGAAGATGACAAGTGGGCAGAATTGGTGCCGTATGAAGGATTTAAAGTTAATTTCACCATTGACTTTAATCATCCTGTGATTTCAAATACGGTGCAAACCATGTCTATGGACCTAACGAGTTCGTCTTTCATTAAAGAAATCAGCCGTGCGCGTACGTTTGGCTTTATGAAAGATATCGAATTCTTACGCTCGCATAACCTTGCACTTGGTGGCAGTTTAGAAAACGCTATCGTGTTGGACGACTTCAAGATGCTTAATTCTGAAGAACTTCGTTACGACGACGAATTCGTTAAGCATAAGATCCTTGATGCGATTGGTGATTTGTACATGTGTGGCTCAAGCATTGTTGGCCAACTAAATGCGTACAAGTCAGGTCATGGTTTAAATAACGTGTTATTACGTGAAGTCTTTAAACAAACTGACGCTTGGGAATGGGTGACGTATGAAGATGCTGAACAAGCACCGATTCGATACGTAGGCGTGACAGCGACAGCTTAAGATAACTAATTTAGAGAAAGCCGGCTTATGCCGGCTTTTTTATTTGCCTTGCTTTTTGTTAGCAAGGGCTGCCAGTTTTTCTAGTTTTTGTTGCAATGATGGCGGCGCAGATTTCGCCACTTCACGGATTTGCTCTCCCGCTTCCTTCGAGATAAACTGTGTCTTTTCAGCCGTTTGCGCTACACTAGAGGCAGGCGAATGATTAAAGTTAGGCGCTACTTTTATATCGATATTGGTAAATGTGCCTGCGGTTTTTTCAGTTAGCGCATGCTTGATGTTGTTTTTTTCAAATTGAAACCGCTGTGACCAAACTGCTGATTTTACTTCAATTATTAGCGTTTTGTCATGAAAGTTACCAATACGCCATGCGTCTAACGGAATGTCAGGGCAAAGGCTGGCAACAATAGAAGAAACTGACTTCAAATAGTTGGTTTTTTTTGCAATTTGTGC contains the following coding sequences:
- a CDS encoding cell division protein FtsQ/DivIB encodes the protein MARARRKSTKTKTPLHWSFWLGVSFFVLVIIGVLFASYSITEKMVEEESMPVSIVKVSGEMPYTIKADIDGAIAQVNLGNFFQVDVDEIQRQVMNLPWVYSVSVRKQWPNQVNIYVVDQTPVARWNGDFFLNAKGHVFQASADRVAHFLPSFYGPEGSELDSLARFQDFNRLLDYRNLAIEELVLSERYSWQITLDDGVRLNLGREEGIERIQRFMDVYQQLKVNAAEGKQIDYVDLRYDTGVAVGWKEQEKQERV
- the ftsA gene encoding cell division protein FtsA, with the translated sequence MAKGNERNLVVGLDIGTSKISVAVGEITHDNQLSIVGVGNQPSRGMDKGGVSDLNLVIQSIQRAINEAELMADCHIDSVYLGISGKHISCQNENGMVPINDQEVIQEDVDNVIHTARSVPISAERRMLHVLPQEFSIDSQEGIKSPIGMSGVRMEAKVHIVTCANDMAKNLVKCVERCDVKADQLIFSALASSYAVLTDDEKELGICVVDIGAGTMDISVFTGGALRHTAVIPVAGNQVTSDIAKIFRTPLSHAEDIKVKYACALRQMVSMEENIEVPSVGGRPARSMSRHTLAEVVEPRYHELFELVQEELREAGLEEQIAAGYVLTGGTAKMEGVVEFAEEVFQMPVRVANPTGLVGLKEYVNDPTYATVVGLLRYGMQATDADENDKKLGEGVSVKGLWDKLSAWFKGEF
- the ftsZ gene encoding cell division protein FtsZ; translation: MFELMEDHNEEAVIKVIGVGGGGGNAVEHMVCQTIEGVEFITANTDSQALRNSSANVTLQMGGEVTKGLGAGANPEIGRRSAEEDRETIKQTLMGADMVFIAAGMGGGTGTGAAPVVAEVAKEMGILTVAVVTKPFPFEGKKRMSYAEQGIEFLAKNVDSLITIPNEKLLKVLGSGTSLLDSFKAANNVLLGAVQGIAELITRPGLINVDFADVKTVMSEMGTAMMGSGVASGEDRAQEAADAAISSPLLEDVDLSGARGILVNITAGMDLSIDEFETVGNAARAIASDNATVVVGAVIDPEMTEELRVTVVATGIGAERKPDITIVAPPKVEPVTPPQQVVGGDFVATSGGGQPDTATMADANAQSNVNQDPALDNYLDIPAFLRKQAD
- the lpxC gene encoding UDP-3-O-acyl-N-acetylglucosamine deacetylase, with product MMYQRTIKDKVSAIGVGLHKGEKVQLTLLPAPANTGIIFRRVDLDPAVDIPAMPEIVGETTLCTNLINEQGVQVSTVEHLLSALAGLGIDNIIVEVDAPEIPIMDGSALPFVYLIQSVGIETSNVAKRFIRIKKPIRVEEDDKWAELVPYEGFKVNFTIDFNHPVISNTVQTMSMDLTSSSFIKEISRARTFGFMKDIEFLRSHNLALGGSLENAIVLDDFKMLNSEELRYDDEFVKHKILDAIGDLYMCGSSIVGQLNAYKSGHGLNNVLLREVFKQTDAWEWVTYEDAEQAPIRYVGVTATA
- a CDS encoding DUF721 domain-containing protein, translated to MAPKQKQPVDMSSLLSSSQGTLAQIAKKTNYLKSVSSIVASLCPDIPLDAWRIGNFHDKTLIIEVKSAVWSQRFQFEKNNIKHALTEKTAGTFTNIDIKVAPNFNHSPASSVAQTAEKTQFISKEAGEQIREVAKSAPPSLQQKLEKLAALANKKQGK